CGCAGTTTATACGCATTGGCATAACCGCGACCCGTTTTCCGATTCGTACGCCGCTGTCACCGAATTACTCAACTTGTCCCTCCTGTTATTTATGTATTATCTCGAAATGCAGGTGAACCGGAAGCTCGCCGATACGCAGATATATGTTATTTGACAAAATTATGAAAACAGCAGTAGTTATTGCGGTGAGCTGCCTTGCGGTCTTACCGCCCTATCCAAAGAGAAGTACTATCAAGGAGAAACATAACAAAGAAAACCACGCACGCAAAAGCTATAACAGTGCCGGGTTTTTCAAACTGGATGTTAAAACGGGTGAAAAACTGGGCAATATATTTTCCAGGACCATATCTTACAAATCGGCCGATTTTCCGGAAATTGTTTTTCGTGCAGGGGGAACAGGCGTTTATACGGTAATAAATAACAGCCCGTTAAACCCTGTTTTTGACGGGGTATTCCGGTACGACGGCCGCGCCGAAAGTCATTCCAAGGTAGAAATGCACGACAACGGGAAGACAGTAAATTACGATGGCACATCAATGACTAACACCGATGGAAGCGGCGTATTATACAACTCGCTGATATGGGGTATACCACCTGCAAAAATTAGCGAAGGCAATTCATGGAAAATGAATATTCCGCAGGCCTGGGAACTGGGTGGCGCCGGCGAACAAACCATCACCGTGCTGGATATAGATGCTGCTAATCATACTGTCAGGTTAAAGCGGGAAGGCGAGGGAGATGGTTTTTATGATAATGACCGGAAGCGGTTGAATGTTACCAGGGACGGTAAGGTAACACCTATGGACATCGCTCCGGGGCGGTCGCATTGGGTAGGGTATACAACGTTCAAAAACGGGCTCATTATAAGCGACGAGCTGATGGTGAAACGATCTGTTACATTGACGTCGGCCGACCTCAGGTTTACGGCAGATCAAAGGGAATACATCCTGTTAAATTCAATGCCGGTAATTGATTGACCATAACAACCCCAAAACATGAAAAGAATTATAATATTACTCATAACCTGTCTGGCCGGTTTATTTGCCTACGGGCAGGCCGATACGATCCGTTTACAGGATAAGCGCCTTAATACGTCTGTTCTTAAACCGGGGTTAAACCAGTACCTGGTATATTTTCAAAACCCCAAAAACAAGCAAACCATCAGGTTTTGGTACTGGCTTCGTAATATTGAATTGAAAAACCGCGACGGCGAAAAAGTCTTTGCCATTACGCAGCACTGGTATGGAAGCGACAGCGCAGCATACCGGAGTATTTACTCGATAAACAAAGCCGAAGACTTTGCACCGGTTTACATATCGCTGACCATTAAAGGTATAACCAAGGCTTACAACTGGAGCAGGGACAAAATAACCGGCGCCGATAGCGTGGCTAACAATGCCCATAAAGATTTCAGCCTTGATTTTAAGGTGCCTAATTTTAACTGGGATCTGGATATCGAGACATTTGAAATGCTGCCACTTGCCGCGAACAAAACTTTCGCGATCAATTTTTATGATGCAGGGCTTAACCCCCCGGAATATGTGATTTACAAAGTTACCGGGAGCGAGGTTCTGGCAACACTCGATAATCAAAAGGTTGATTGCTGGAAACTTTTTACCGAAGGAACCAATGGCAGTACCCATTACACGCAAACCTTTTGGATCAGCAAGAAAAATCATGAATTCCTGAAGGAAGAGGATCAGTTCAATGGTATGTACCGGTATAAGATAAAGATGCCCGGCGCTGCACCCGACCTGGTGTCGAGATTTAATAATTAATGCGATGATGAGGTTAACGAAATATATTACCGGGTGCCTGTTGATTATATCAGCTATTTCTGCGAAAGGGCAGTCACCAAAAATCAACGTGGATATGGCAAAATACTTTGCCGGCAGTTGGGCCGGCACCGGTGAGTTTGCCAATGGAAAAAAAGTAGAAGCTGATGTATCATTCTATATTTCGACAGATAGCACCAGCCTGATAAATATTTATGCCGACAAAGCGCCTAACAGGTACAAAGCTACGTCGGCATGGGTTACTGGTCGCGACGGAAAAACCGTGTCGCATATCATAAATAATTTTACCGGTCTTAACGATTTTACCAGCGATGGCTGGGAAAACGGAAAGATAATTTTGGCGAATGCGAGCGCACACCAAGGCAGGGGCACACTTTATCAGCAATTCGTCTTCGAAAAAATAGATAACGATCATTTTAGGGTAACATACTATTACGGTTTCGATATCGCTAAGCTGAAGGAAGGCGATCACGTGATCTTTTCAAGGTTAAAGCCTGAATAAACAGATTATTTCGAAATAAAATGCAGGAAAGATTATATTTGGCTTACCACCAACTATAATCCTTTCTTTTATGCAAATAACCCGTTGTACCAGCGTTGCTGAGCTAAATGAACTTTCTTCTGAATACATTATAAACGACCTGAACAGCAGGCCGAAGTCGCTGTTTTGTACTGCGACGGGCAATTCGCCTACTGGTATTTACCGGCTGCTTGCAGATAAGAAGGACCTTATCGACCCCAATGGACTCAGCTTGTTAAAGCTTGACGAATGGTATAACCTGCCTATGGACCACCCCGCCAGTTGCGAATATTACCTTCAGCAATATATGATCCTTCCATTGGGCATCGCGGATGAAAATTATACCGGCTTTAATGCTATGGCGAAGGACCCGGGGGCGGAATGCAAACGCATAAATGATTTTATAGCTGCTAAGGGGCCAATTGACATTTGTGTATTAGGAATAGGACTTAACGGCCATATCGGGTTTAACGAACCTGCAGATTTCCTGCAACCTCATGCGCACCTGACCGTGTTAAGCGAGACATCGCTAAATCACAATATGATCAAAAGCTCGGGCGTCGATATGAAATATGGCCTCACGCTTGGCGTGGCCGATATATTGCAATCAAAGAAGATCATCCTGCCGGTTTTCGGCAAAAACAAAAAGGATATTATGGACCGGCTTTTCGAAGGTAAAATAAGCTCACAACTGCCGGCCTCAGTTTTATGGCTGCACCGGGATGTGACGGTGTTTTATTGCGAGAACGATAGTTAATAATTATCAGGATGATGAGATACAGCCTGTTTTGCTTGTCAGTATTATTGATCGTTTCCGCGAACTTGGTCGCCCAGGTGCAGGTGCGTTACGAGCCGCGGCACCATAATGTGCTGGAAAATAAATATTTCAGGGTGCTGGACGTAAACATCCCACCTCATGATACAACATTACAGCATATTCATTCCACGCCATCGGTTATTTTATTTTTTACAAATACGGTTAGCGCCACTCAAAACAGGGGAGGAAGTTGGGAAAGCGGGAAAAGTGTGGCAGGTAATGTCTTTTACCGCAACTTCGCCAGGGATACCGTTATTCACCGGGTAAGTAATTGGGATACGACGAACTATCACGTCACTGATATTGAGCTGCTTTCGGGCTACGAACCAAATTCGGATCGCACACCATTGCCGTTTACTGTTTTGTTTAACGAAGAAAAAGCCATCGCATATCGTGTAACCGCGGTAGATAAACAGATCATCGATAATCGCGGACCGATGATCGCCGGCCTGGTGGTGGGCAATGATATTATCCTGCACAACACAAAAAATAATAAAACGATCATCATAAAAGCCGGTAAAGAAACTTATATACCGCCAGGCATTTCTTTTTACCTGTCGCCGACAAGCAAAAAAGCGATCGACCTGGTTTTGTTCGAAGTAAAGTAATTGATTGACTATGAGTAAAGGAACGGAACAACATACCTATGACGCTATAGTAATAGGTTCGGGCATCAGCGGCGGCTGGGCCGCTAAGGAACTGTGCGACCTGGGCGTAAAGACACTGGTGCTGGAGCGCGGGCGGAATATCGAGCATATAAAGGATTACCCGACCGCAACAAAGGGCCCGTGGGAGTTTCCGCATCGTATGCAGGAACCGCTGCAGGTGATAAAAGATAACCCCGTTATAAGTAAATGCTATGCTTACGGCGAGGATACGCACCATTTTTTTGTAAAGGATGCCGAACATCCCTACATACAGGAAAAGCCCTTCGACTGGATACGCGGCTACCAGGTTGGTGGCAAATCCATTATGTGGGGGCGGGCATGCCAGCGCTGGAGCGACTTTGAATTTTCGGCGCCGCAGCGTTATGGATACGCTGTCGACTGGCCGATAAGGTACGCAGATATTGCTCCCTGGTATTCGCATGTCGAAAAATTCTCGGGTATCTGCGGCGATAAAGACGGGTTGGAAGCCCTGCCCGACGGCGATTACCTGCCGCCGTTCGACCTGAGTTGTGTGGAGGCTGATATTCAAAAAAAGATACATGCCCATTATAAGGACCGCTTTATGGTGAAAACCCGCTGGGCTCACCTGACGAAGCCAAACCAAATTCACCTGGACCAGGGGCGCGGGCAATGCCAGGCGCGCGACCTGTGTACACGCGGCTGCCCGTTTGGCGGGTACTTCAGTTCGGTTAGCTCGACCTTGCCCTGGGCGAAAAAAACCGGAAATCTCACCATCAGGCCGTTTTCTGTAGTACACTCCGTTATTTATGATGATAAGAAAGGAAAGGTAACCGGCGTGCGTATCATCGACACTAATACCAAAGAGGAGATAGAATATTACGCTAAAGTTATTTTCCTTAACGCGGCCTGTTTGAACACGAATTTGATATTGCTTAATTCTACCTCGTCCCGTTTCCCGAATGGGCTGGGTAACGACAACGGATTGCTGGGTAAATTTATGGCTTTCCAGAATTACCGGGGCAGCGTACACGGTCGGGTTGAAGGCTATGAAGATAAATACTATTATGGCCGCAACCCTACCAACCCCATCATTGCTAATTACCGCAACCTGCATAAGCAGGACACCGATTACCTGGGCGGTTTTTTGACTTTTGTTTACTCCAACCGGGGCAGGCAGTACTGGAACCCGGGCATCGGCGCCGAATTGAAAGATTCGCTGTCGGAACCGGGACCATGGCGTGCAGGCATGTATATGCAGGGCGAGACCATCCCGAAGGAACATAACCATGTGCGTTTAAGCAAAGACCAAAAAGATCCATGGGGCATACCGCAGCTCATCACCTCGGTGGGTTATGACGATAATGATGACAAGATGGTGGAGGACTTCCTGACGCAATGCGCTGA
Above is a window of Mucilaginibacter ginsenosidivorans DNA encoding:
- a CDS encoding DUF3108 domain-containing protein is translated as MKRIIILLITCLAGLFAYGQADTIRLQDKRLNTSVLKPGLNQYLVYFQNPKNKQTIRFWYWLRNIELKNRDGEKVFAITQHWYGSDSAAYRSIYSINKAEDFAPVYISLTIKGITKAYNWSRDKITGADSVANNAHKDFSLDFKVPNFNWDLDIETFEMLPLAANKTFAINFYDAGLNPPEYVIYKVTGSEVLATLDNQKVDCWKLFTEGTNGSTHYTQTFWISKKNHEFLKEEDQFNGMYRYKIKMPGAAPDLVSRFNN
- a CDS encoding 6-phosphogluconolactonase codes for the protein MQITRCTSVAELNELSSEYIINDLNSRPKSLFCTATGNSPTGIYRLLADKKDLIDPNGLSLLKLDEWYNLPMDHPASCEYYLQQYMILPLGIADENYTGFNAMAKDPGAECKRINDFIAAKGPIDICVLGIGLNGHIGFNEPADFLQPHAHLTVLSETSLNHNMIKSSGVDMKYGLTLGVADILQSKKIILPVFGKNKKDIMDRLFEGKISSQLPASVLWLHRDVTVFYCENDS
- a CDS encoding GMC oxidoreductase; protein product: MSKGTEQHTYDAIVIGSGISGGWAAKELCDLGVKTLVLERGRNIEHIKDYPTATKGPWEFPHRMQEPLQVIKDNPVISKCYAYGEDTHHFFVKDAEHPYIQEKPFDWIRGYQVGGKSIMWGRACQRWSDFEFSAPQRYGYAVDWPIRYADIAPWYSHVEKFSGICGDKDGLEALPDGDYLPPFDLSCVEADIQKKIHAHYKDRFMVKTRWAHLTKPNQIHLDQGRGQCQARDLCTRGCPFGGYFSSVSSTLPWAKKTGNLTIRPFSVVHSVIYDDKKGKVTGVRIIDTNTKEEIEYYAKVIFLNAACLNTNLILLNSTSSRFPNGLGNDNGLLGKFMAFQNYRGSVHGRVEGYEDKYYYGRNPTNPIIANYRNLHKQDTDYLGGFLTFVYSNRGRQYWNPGIGAELKDSLSEPGPWRAGMYMQGETIPKEHNHVRLSKDQKDPWGIPQLITSVGYDDNDDKMVEDFLTQCAEMLEVAGVKDIEKHDTHQAPGLDIHEMGGCRMGNDPKTSLLNKWNQMHLCNNVYVTDGACMTSTGNQSPSILYMAFAARAANHAAEEMKKGNI